One Synechococcus sp. JA-2-3B'a(2-13) genomic window carries:
- a CDS encoding acetolactate synthase large subunit codes for MNTAELLVRCLENEGVQYIFGVPGEENLEVLQALRRSSIRFITTRHEQGAAFMADVYGRLTGRAGVCLSTLGPGATNLMTGVADANLDGAPLVAITGQVGTDRMHIESHQYLDLVAMFAPVTKWNAQIVRPSITPEIVRKAFKLAQTEKPGAVHIDLPENIAAMEASGTPLRRDRLDKTYASYQSLNEAASLISRARNPLILAGNGAIRAQASSALTEFATRLNIPVVNTFMGKGVIPYTHPLSLWAVGLQQRDLISCGFDRTDLLIAVGYDLIEYSPKKWNPDGTIPIVHIAALPAEIDSSYIPQVEVVGDISDSLMEILRRCDRTGKPDPYGLSLRQNIVREYTCYAHDQSYPIKPQKLIYDLRQVLEPEDIVISDVGAHKMWMARLYHCDKPNTCLISNGFAAMGIAIPGALAAKLVHPDRRIVAVTGDGGFMMNCQELETALRVGTPFVTLIFNDGGYGLIEWKQHNQYNEAAFVKFGNPDFVKLAESMGLKGYRVEKAAELIPILKQALEQPVPTLIDCPVDYSENLYLTQRSQALVCEA; via the coding sequence ATGAATACCGCCGAACTGCTGGTTCGCTGCCTGGAAAATGAGGGGGTGCAGTACATCTTCGGCGTTCCTGGCGAAGAAAACCTGGAAGTCCTGCAAGCCCTGCGCCGCTCCTCAATTCGCTTTATCACCACCCGCCACGAACAGGGGGCCGCCTTCATGGCCGATGTCTATGGCCGGCTGACGGGCAGAGCGGGGGTGTGTCTCTCCACCTTGGGGCCGGGCGCCACCAACCTGATGACCGGAGTTGCCGACGCCAACCTGGATGGAGCACCCCTAGTGGCCATCACCGGCCAAGTGGGCACCGACCGCATGCACATCGAATCCCATCAATACCTGGATTTGGTGGCCATGTTTGCCCCCGTCACCAAGTGGAATGCCCAGATCGTGCGCCCCAGCATCACCCCGGAGATCGTGCGCAAGGCTTTCAAATTGGCCCAAACCGAGAAGCCCGGGGCCGTCCACATCGACTTGCCGGAAAACATCGCCGCCATGGAAGCCAGCGGCACTCCCTTGAGGAGAGATCGCCTGGACAAAACCTACGCCTCCTATCAAAGCCTGAACGAAGCGGCGTCCCTGATCTCCCGCGCCCGCAACCCCTTGATTTTGGCCGGCAATGGGGCCATTCGCGCCCAAGCCAGCAGCGCCCTCACGGAATTTGCCACCCGCTTGAACATCCCCGTGGTCAACACCTTCATGGGCAAAGGAGTGATCCCCTACACCCATCCCCTGTCCCTGTGGGCCGTTGGCCTGCAACAGCGGGATCTGATCAGTTGTGGCTTCGACCGCACCGATCTGCTGATCGCCGTCGGCTACGACCTCATCGAGTACTCTCCCAAGAAATGGAACCCCGACGGCACCATCCCCATCGTTCACATCGCTGCCCTGCCCGCAGAAATCGACAGCAGCTACATTCCGCAAGTGGAGGTGGTGGGAGACATTTCCGACTCCCTGATGGAGATCCTGCGCCGCTGCGATCGCACGGGCAAGCCGGATCCCTATGGCCTCAGCCTGCGGCAGAACATCGTCCGCGAGTACACCTGCTATGCCCACGATCAGAGCTACCCGATCAAGCCCCAAAAGCTGATCTACGACCTGCGCCAAGTCCTGGAACCCGAAGACATCGTCATCTCCGATGTCGGCGCCCACAAAATGTGGATGGCCCGCCTCTACCACTGTGACAAACCCAACACCTGTCTCATCTCCAACGGCTTTGCCGCCATGGGCATCGCCATTCCGGGGGCCTTGGCCGCCAAATTGGTGCATCCCGACCGGCGCATCGTGGCCGTAACCGGAGATGGAGGGTTCATGATGAACTGCCAAGAGCTGGAAACTGCCCTCAGGGTGGGCACTCCCTTTGTAACTCTCATCTTCAACGATGGCGGCTATGGGCTGATCGAGTGGAAGCAACACAATCAATACAACGAGGCTGCTTTCGTCAAGTTCGGCAATCCAGACTTCGTTAAGCTGGCGGAGAGCATGGGCCTCAAGGGCTACCGTGTCGAAAAGGCTGCCGAGCTGATCCCCATCCTGAAGCAGGCCCTCGAGCAGCCGGTGCCCACCCTCATCGACTGCCCTGTCGATTACAGCGAAAACCTTTACCTAACCCAGCGGTCGCAAGCGTTGGTCTGCGAGGCTTAG
- a CDS encoding dipeptide epimerase, with the protein MRLYVEPFTVHKRYALTISRGTHSDTTLAWVRIEEEGVEGWGEACPFSVSDDYHQSLDDILMGLEVAKGILRRHSPWERQPIEAELLRAGIPSAARAAVDMALHDWMGKRLGRPLWQLWGLDRSRIPPTTMTIGISTPQAARQRALAWMEQTQARAFKIKLGSGSGLMADQNMLIAVQEVIPLGSLITVDANGAWTVEQTLSMSNWLAGQGVSYLEQPLERGQEAKLITLWHESKLPIFVDESCMDSRDIPPLVDRVHGINIKLMKCGGLSEAWRMIHTAKAHGLQVMLGCYSNTALGNTAAAHLAPLVDYLDLDSHLNLIDDPFAGAILQDGCLLPTDRPGLGVELREE; encoded by the coding sequence ATGCGGCTCTACGTCGAACCTTTCACCGTTCACAAGCGCTACGCCTTGACCATCAGCCGAGGTACCCACAGCGATACAACCTTGGCTTGGGTGCGAATTGAGGAGGAGGGAGTTGAAGGGTGGGGAGAGGCTTGCCCTTTTTCGGTGAGCGACGACTACCACCAGTCTCTGGACGACATCCTGATGGGTCTGGAGGTGGCCAAAGGGATCCTGCGCCGCCATTCCCCCTGGGAGCGACAGCCAATCGAGGCAGAACTGCTGCGGGCCGGGATCCCTTCGGCAGCGCGGGCAGCGGTGGATATGGCCCTGCACGATTGGATGGGCAAACGGCTGGGGAGGCCCCTGTGGCAGTTGTGGGGGCTGGATCGCTCCCGCATTCCGCCCACGACGATGACGATCGGCATCTCCACCCCGCAGGCGGCCCGCCAGCGCGCCTTGGCCTGGATGGAACAGACCCAAGCGCGGGCCTTTAAGATCAAGCTGGGCAGCGGCTCAGGACTGATGGCGGATCAGAACATGCTGATTGCTGTACAAGAGGTGATCCCGCTGGGATCCCTGATTACAGTGGATGCCAACGGCGCTTGGACGGTGGAGCAAACCCTGAGCATGAGCAACTGGCTGGCGGGGCAAGGGGTGAGCTACCTGGAGCAGCCTTTGGAGAGGGGGCAGGAAGCGAAGCTGATCACCCTCTGGCACGAGTCGAAGCTGCCCATTTTTGTGGATGAGAGCTGTATGGACAGCCGCGATATCCCCCCTCTGGTGGATCGCGTCCACGGGATCAACATTAAGCTGATGAAGTGCGGAGGCCTCAGCGAAGCCTGGCGCATGATCCACACCGCCAAAGCCCACGGCCTACAGGTGATGTTGGGCTGCTACAGCAACACAGCCCTGGGGAATACAGCGGCAGCCCACTTGGCTCCCCTGGTGGATTACCTGGACTTGGATAGCCACCTCAACCTCATCGACGATCCCTTTGCCGGGGCCATCCTGCAGGACGGCTGCCTGCTCCCCACCGACCGACCGGGTTTGGGGGTAGAGCTGCGGGAGGAATAA
- a CDS encoding DUF1611 domain-containing protein: protein MGRPESLSSESRVAILLHGGLLGEHGKTGLGLLRYGSFPVVAVIDREQAGGSLAHLTGIAKDIPIVASVEEALAHRPEVLVIGIAPSGGQLPPAWREELGLALRAGLSLVNGLHTPLAEDPQFRQWLQPGAWIWDIRREPPNLSVGKALARTLPCKRVLTVGTDMSVGKMSTSLELHRASLRRGLRSRFLATGQTGILIGGEGIPLDAVRVDYASGAVEQLIMRYGSDHDILHLEGQGSLLNPASTATLPLLRGSQPTHLILVHRAGQTYIKGMDYVPIPPLSKVIELYEQVAAAAGAFAPAPVVGVALNTFGWEEEAALEQIRRVEAETGRPCTDVVRFGADPLLEAILAAG from the coding sequence ATGGGAAGGCCGGAATCCCTGTCCAGCGAAAGTCGCGTGGCCATCCTGCTCCACGGGGGATTGCTGGGGGAGCATGGGAAAACGGGGCTGGGGCTGCTGCGCTACGGCTCCTTCCCGGTGGTGGCGGTGATCGACCGGGAGCAGGCGGGGGGATCCCTGGCCCATCTGACCGGAATTGCCAAAGACATTCCCATCGTGGCCTCGGTGGAGGAGGCGCTGGCCCACCGGCCTGAAGTTCTGGTGATTGGGATCGCCCCTTCAGGGGGGCAGTTGCCGCCAGCCTGGCGGGAGGAGTTGGGCCTGGCCCTGCGAGCTGGCCTATCTCTGGTGAATGGGCTGCACACGCCTTTGGCCGAGGATCCCCAGTTTCGGCAGTGGTTGCAGCCGGGGGCCTGGATCTGGGATATTCGCCGCGAGCCCCCCAACTTATCGGTGGGGAAAGCCCTGGCCCGCACCTTGCCCTGTAAACGGGTGTTGACGGTGGGCACCGACATGAGCGTGGGCAAAATGTCCACCAGCTTGGAGCTGCACCGGGCCAGCCTGAGACGGGGCCTGCGCTCCCGCTTTTTGGCCACCGGGCAAACTGGGATCCTGATCGGCGGCGAGGGGATCCCTTTGGATGCGGTGCGGGTGGACTATGCCAGTGGGGCGGTGGAGCAACTGATCATGCGCTATGGCTCTGACCACGACATTCTGCATCTGGAAGGCCAGGGATCCCTGCTCAACCCCGCCTCTACGGCCACCTTGCCTCTGTTGCGTGGATCCCAGCCCACCCACCTCATCCTGGTACACCGCGCCGGCCAAACCTACATCAAGGGGATGGACTACGTGCCCATCCCACCCTTGTCCAAAGTGATCGAGCTGTATGAGCAGGTGGCAGCGGCTGCCGGGGCCTTTGCCCCCGCGCCCGTGGTGGGGGTTGCCCTCAATACCTTCGGCTGGGAGGAAGAAGCAGCCCTAGAGCAGATCCGCCGGGTGGAAGCCGAGACCGGACGGCCCTGTACGGATGTGGTGCGTTTTGGGGCGGATCCCTTGTTGGAGGCAATTCTGGCGGCAGGATAA
- a CDS encoding RNA-guided endonuclease InsQ/TnpB family protein encodes MTQVLTVSCKLKVSQSQAAKLDATTDAFVQALNWVNQNTPEKVVNAVKLQSLCYYQIRARFGLSSNLTQQVCRRLAGARKVARQKNRPVKAFKRGFATYDARIFSFREKDWTVSLATVDGRERFELAIGNYQRGMLAGSNPKSATLVQRKDGSYYIQICVEKNPPKQQDTDKVIGVDLGRTDIAHTSEGDNWNGQQLNRIRDHYSKLRAALQRKASKGTRSSRRRCRQLLQRLSGKERRFQAWVNHRISKAIVSRAKATNSALALEDLTGIRERVNQQPRSKAERRRTNSWAFYQLRQFLEYKALRAGVALILVPPAYTSQTCHRCLHIHPDPEQSYRSGKQFKCGHCGWEGDADLNGANVIALLGAVVNQPRGSWLACQLQGYRKPALYCEAVRVG; translated from the coding sequence ATGACCCAAGTCCTGACCGTCTCCTGCAAGCTCAAGGTGTCTCAGTCGCAAGCCGCAAAGTTGGATGCGACAACGGATGCCTTTGTGCAGGCGTTGAACTGGGTCAACCAAAACACACCAGAAAAAGTAGTCAACGCAGTCAAACTCCAGTCCCTTTGCTATTACCAGATTCGCGCTCGGTTTGGCTTGTCCAGTAACTTGACTCAGCAGGTCTGCAGACGGCTGGCCGGTGCCCGTAAAGTTGCCCGACAGAAAAACCGTCCGGTCAAAGCGTTCAAGAGAGGCTTTGCGACCTACGATGCACGTATCTTCTCGTTTCGCGAGAAAGACTGGACAGTGTCGCTTGCCACGGTTGATGGAAGAGAACGCTTTGAACTAGCCATTGGCAACTACCAGCGTGGGATGCTGGCTGGTTCTAACCCCAAATCGGCCACCCTAGTCCAGCGGAAGGATGGCTCCTACTACATCCAGATTTGCGTAGAGAAAAACCCGCCCAAGCAACAAGATACCGACAAGGTGATCGGGGTGGACTTGGGCAGGACGGATATCGCCCATACGTCAGAGGGGGACAACTGGAATGGACAGCAGTTGAACCGAATCCGAGACCACTACTCCAAGCTGAGGGCGGCACTCCAACGCAAAGCCAGTAAGGGCACACGCAGTTCGCGGCGCAGATGCCGTCAACTGTTGCAACGGCTGTCTGGCAAGGAAAGACGCTTTCAGGCGTGGGTCAATCATCGAATCTCCAAAGCTATTGTCTCTAGGGCAAAGGCGACAAACAGCGCTCTTGCTCTGGAAGACTTGACAGGGATTCGGGAAAGGGTCAATCAACAGCCACGCAGCAAAGCCGAGCGGCGTAGGACCAACAGTTGGGCGTTCTACCAACTACGTCAGTTTCTGGAGTACAAGGCTCTGCGTGCGGGGGTTGCTCTGATTCTTGTGCCGCCTGCCTACACGTCGCAGACCTGCCACCGGTGTTTGCACATTCATCCCGACCCTGAGCAATCCTACCGCAGTGGGAAGCAGTTTAAGTGTGGACACTGTGGATGGGAAGGGGATGCGGATTTGAATGGTGCGAATGTGATTGCGCTTTTGGGGGCTGTCGTAAACCAGCCTAGAGGTTCGTGGTTGGCTTGCCAACTGCAGGGCTACCGAAAGCCCGCCCTGTACTGCGAAGCAGTCAGGGTCGGGTAG
- a CDS encoding DUF2062 domain-containing protein: protein MSPLFWLRLPSFSWPSPGSLKLYSRSYSGSQPGPTLARRDPSWKRWLRYLYLRLLRLQSSPKEIARGLAVGVFAGCFPIFGFQTLAALVLAVPFRGNKLAAAAGTWVSNPFTYVPIYAFNYQVGEWLLGSRTVLPTTELVAATWQNWMQWGLEMSGTLFVGCAFVGFWGSLVSYFLGLWLVQRIRRRQKMAGRGL from the coding sequence ATGAGCCCCCTCTTTTGGTTGAGGCTGCCCTCTTTCTCCTGGCCTTCGCCGGGATCCCTTAAGCTTTATTCCAGATCCTACTCTGGATCTCAACCAGGGCCGACCCTAGCCCGCCGGGATCCTTCCTGGAAGCGTTGGCTGCGCTATCTTTATCTGCGCCTGTTGCGGCTGCAATCGTCGCCAAAAGAAATTGCCCGTGGCTTGGCGGTAGGGGTTTTTGCCGGCTGTTTCCCCATCTTCGGCTTTCAAACGTTGGCCGCTCTGGTGTTGGCTGTTCCGTTTCGGGGCAACAAGCTGGCGGCGGCGGCAGGGACCTGGGTGAGTAACCCCTTCACCTATGTGCCCATCTATGCATTCAACTACCAGGTGGGAGAATGGCTACTGGGATCCCGAACTGTCCTTCCCACCACAGAGCTGGTGGCGGCCACCTGGCAAAACTGGATGCAGTGGGGCTTGGAGATGTCGGGCACGCTGTTTGTCGGCTGTGCGTTTGTCGGTTTTTGGGGATCCCTTGTCAGCTATTTTCTGGGGCTGTGGTTGGTGCAGCGGATTCGTCGGCGGCAGAAAATGGCCGGCAGGGGTCTGTGA